A DNA window from Macadamia integrifolia cultivar HAES 741 chromosome 4, SCU_Mint_v3, whole genome shotgun sequence contains the following coding sequences:
- the LOC122075757 gene encoding histone-lysine N-methyltransferase ASHR3 isoform X3, which translates to MILQSSSTMPDLSNLLSSSSLALSHCPNLLPVADICDSNGSLYPVPVQTGTLELDGGNGWCCSWDRRLRYPNVHKGEISADKNGMGINVLRRNSKRVVRGDLEKSSKKANPGKSLEDHVKEWVEKKVKSGVPERKCFLPFLVNNVPRLVECRVCHKLIYPKEEVLCSVRGCQEAYHFTCVKESLGFSTSRSFKCPQESLGFSTSRSFQCPQHACFICKQKGYLRCMRCTIASHPKCAPWKDKLIYLKDQPRRFICWRHPEDWRFEKKLAVPTSDIEEIFCRLPLPYTEEGFRIDSMLKDMMENEMEPTPYVHIRRNTYLVKKKRGDVDADVGCTNCITECYEDCVCRVQCISCSKACHCSETCTNRPFRKDKKIKVVKTQFCGWGVEAAEPINKGDFVIEYIGEVIDDALCEQRLWDMKHRGDQNFYMCEIRKDFTIDATFKGNAARFLNHSCDPNCKLEKWQVDGETRVGVFADRLIKVGEPLTYDYRFVHFGPKVKCCCGALNCLGYLGAKRKINKRDLCSTKANKVDLCWGSKRRRTSTACLEIIHE; encoded by the exons ATGATTCTACAGAGCTCTTCAACAATGCCTGATCTCAGCAACCTCTTGAGCTCCTCTTCGTTGGCACTGTCTCATTGCCCTAATCTCTTACCAGTGGCCGATATTTGCGACTCCAACGGTTCTCTTTACCCGGTTCCAGTTCAAACTGGAACCCTAGAGCTGGACGGAGGCAACGGCTGGTGTTGCAGTTGGGATCGGCGGTTACGGTATCCCAACGTGCATAAAGGGGAGATTTCTGCAGATAAAAACGGTATGGGTATTAATGTTCTGAGGAGGAATTCCAAGAGAGTGGTTAGAGGGGACTTGGAGAAGAGTAGTAAGAAAGCGAACCCGGGCAAGTCCTTGGAGGATCACGTGAAGGAATGGGTGGAGAAAAAGGTGAAATCTGGAGTACCTGAAAGAAAGTGTTTTCTTCCGTTCCTTGTCAACAACGTTCCAAGGCTG GTTGAATGCCGTGTGTGCCATAAACTTATCTACCCCAAGGAAGAAGTTTTATGCTCTGTTCGTGGTTGTCAGGAAGCTTATCATTTTACATGTGTTAAAGAAAGCCTAGGCTTCTCTACTTCAAGAAGTTTCAAGTGCCCCCAAGAAAGCCTAGGCTTCTCTACTTCAAGAAGTTTCCAGTGCCCCCAACAT GCTTGTTTCATTTGTAAGCAGAAAGGTTATTTGCGTTGCATGCGATGTACAATAGCATCACACCCTAAGTGTGCACCTTGGAAAGATAAATTGATCTACTTAAAAGACCAACCAAGGCGGTTTATTTGTTGGAGACATCCTGAAGATTGGCGCTTTGAAAAGAAG CTTGCAGTTCCGACAAGTGACATAGAG gAAATATTCTGCCGTTTGCCTTTACCATACACTGAGGAGGGCTTTCGGATTGATTCGATGTTAAAGGATATGATGGAAAATGAAATGGAGCCAACTCCATACGTACACATCAGGCGTA ATACCTACCTGGTTAAGAAGAAACGTGGTGATGTGGATGCTGATGTTGGATGTACAAACTGCATTACTGAATGCTATGAGGATTGTGTGTGCAG GGTACAATGCATAAGCTGCTCAAAGGCTTGTCATTGCTCAGAGACGTGCACTAATAGACCATTCCGTAAAGATAAAAAGATTAAAGTTGTAAAG ACACAGTTTTGCGGATGGGGAGTAGAGGCAGCTGAACCCATTAACAAAGGGGATTTTGTAATTGAGTATATTGGGGAAG TCATTGATGATGCCTTATGTGAACAAAGGCTTTGGGATATGAAACATAGAGGTGACCAGAACTTTTACATGTGTGAAATTCGGAAGGACTTCACAATTGATGCAACTTTCAAAGGCAATGCTGCTCGTTTTCTGAACCATAGTTGTGATCCTAACTGTAAACTGGAAAAATG GCAAGTTGATGGGGAGACCCGTGTTGGTGTATTTGCTGATCGACTAATAAAAGTTGGAGAACCATTGACATATGACTATAG ATTTGTGCACTTTGGACCCAAGGTGAAGTGTTGCTGTGGTGCTCTAAATTGTCTAGGATACCTTGGAGCCAAGAGAAAGATCAATAAGAGGGACTTGTGCAGTACTAAAGCCAATAAGGTGGACTTGTGCTGGGGTTCCAAACGCAGGAGAACGTCAACTGCATGCCTGGAAATTATACATGAATGA
- the LOC122075757 gene encoding histone-lysine N-methyltransferase ASHR3 isoform X4, with amino-acid sequence MILQSSSTMPDLSNLLSSSSLALSHCPNLLPVADICDSNGSLYPVPVQTGTLELDGGNGWCCSWDRRLRYPNVHKGEISADKNGMGINVLRRNSKRVVRGDLEKSSKKANPGKSLEDHVKEWVEKKVECRVCHKLIYPKEEVLCSVRGCQEAYHFTCVKESLGFSTSRSFKCPQESLGFSTSRSFQCPQHACFICKQKGYLRCMRCTIASHPKCAPWKDKLIYLKDQPRRFICWRHPEDWRFEKKLAVPTSDIEEIFCRLPLPYTEEGFRIDSMLKDMMENEMEPTPYVHIRRNTYLVKKKRGDVDADVGCTNCITECYEDCVCRVQCISCSKACHCSETCTNRPFRKDKKIKVVKTQFCGWGVEAAEPINKGDFVIEYIGEGRDITFSARRILELKKCEVIDDALCEQRLWDMKHRGDQNFYMCEIRKDFTIDATFKGNAARFLNHSCDPNCKLEKWQVDGETRVGVFADRLIKVGEPLTYDYRFVHFGPKVKCCCGALNCLGYLGAKRKINKRDLCSTKANKVDLCWGSKRRRTSTACLEIIHE; translated from the exons ATGATTCTACAGAGCTCTTCAACAATGCCTGATCTCAGCAACCTCTTGAGCTCCTCTTCGTTGGCACTGTCTCATTGCCCTAATCTCTTACCAGTGGCCGATATTTGCGACTCCAACGGTTCTCTTTACCCGGTTCCAGTTCAAACTGGAACCCTAGAGCTGGACGGAGGCAACGGCTGGTGTTGCAGTTGGGATCGGCGGTTACGGTATCCCAACGTGCATAAAGGGGAGATTTCTGCAGATAAAAACGGTATGGGTATTAATGTTCTGAGGAGGAATTCCAAGAGAGTGGTTAGAGGGGACTTGGAGAAGAGTAGTAAGAAAGCGAACCCGGGCAAGTCCTTGGAGGATCACGTGAAGGAATGGGTGGAGAAAAAG GTTGAATGCCGTGTGTGCCATAAACTTATCTACCCCAAGGAAGAAGTTTTATGCTCTGTTCGTGGTTGTCAGGAAGCTTATCATTTTACATGTGTTAAAGAAAGCCTAGGCTTCTCTACTTCAAGAAGTTTCAAGTGCCCCCAAGAAAGCCTAGGCTTCTCTACTTCAAGAAGTTTCCAGTGCCCCCAACAT GCTTGTTTCATTTGTAAGCAGAAAGGTTATTTGCGTTGCATGCGATGTACAATAGCATCACACCCTAAGTGTGCACCTTGGAAAGATAAATTGATCTACTTAAAAGACCAACCAAGGCGGTTTATTTGTTGGAGACATCCTGAAGATTGGCGCTTTGAAAAGAAG CTTGCAGTTCCGACAAGTGACATAGAG gAAATATTCTGCCGTTTGCCTTTACCATACACTGAGGAGGGCTTTCGGATTGATTCGATGTTAAAGGATATGATGGAAAATGAAATGGAGCCAACTCCATACGTACACATCAGGCGTA ATACCTACCTGGTTAAGAAGAAACGTGGTGATGTGGATGCTGATGTTGGATGTACAAACTGCATTACTGAATGCTATGAGGATTGTGTGTGCAG GGTACAATGCATAAGCTGCTCAAAGGCTTGTCATTGCTCAGAGACGTGCACTAATAGACCATTCCGTAAAGATAAAAAGATTAAAGTTGTAAAG ACACAGTTTTGCGGATGGGGAGTAGAGGCAGCTGAACCCATTAACAAAGGGGATTTTGTAATTGAGTATATTGGGGAAG GTAGGGACATCACTTTTTCTGCAAGACGTATACTTGAATTGAAGAAATGTGAAG TCATTGATGATGCCTTATGTGAACAAAGGCTTTGGGATATGAAACATAGAGGTGACCAGAACTTTTACATGTGTGAAATTCGGAAGGACTTCACAATTGATGCAACTTTCAAAGGCAATGCTGCTCGTTTTCTGAACCATAGTTGTGATCCTAACTGTAAACTGGAAAAATG GCAAGTTGATGGGGAGACCCGTGTTGGTGTATTTGCTGATCGACTAATAAAAGTTGGAGAACCATTGACATATGACTATAG ATTTGTGCACTTTGGACCCAAGGTGAAGTGTTGCTGTGGTGCTCTAAATTGTCTAGGATACCTTGGAGCCAAGAGAAAGATCAATAAGAGGGACTTGTGCAGTACTAAAGCCAATAAGGTGGACTTGTGCTGGGGTTCCAAACGCAGGAGAACGTCAACTGCATGCCTGGAAATTATACATGAATGA
- the LOC122075757 gene encoding histone-lysine N-methyltransferase ASHR3 isoform X2, with the protein MILQSSSTMPDLSNLLSSSSLALSHCPNLLPVADICDSNGSLYPVPVQTGTLELDGGNGWCCSWDRRLRYPNVHKGEISADKNGMGINVLRRNSKRVVRGDLEKSSKKANPGKSLEDHVKEWVEKKVKSGVPERKCFLPFLVNNVPRLVECRVCHKLIYPKEEVLCSVRGCQEAYHFTCVKESLGFSTSRSFQCPQHACFICKQKGYLRCMRCTIASHPKCAPWKDKLIYLKDQPRRFICWRHPEDWRFEKKLAVPTSDIEEIFCRLPLPYTEEGFRIDSMLKDMMENEMEPTPYVHIRRNTYLVKKKRGDVDADVGCTNCITECYEDCVCRVQCISCSKACHCSETCTNRPFRKDKKIKVVKTQFCGWGVEAAEPINKGDFVIEYIGEGRDITFSARRILELKKCEVIDDALCEQRLWDMKHRGDQNFYMCEIRKDFTIDATFKGNAARFLNHSCDPNCKLEKWQVDGETRVGVFADRLIKVGEPLTYDYRFVHFGPKVKCCCGALNCLGYLGAKRKINKRDLCSTKANKVDLCWGSKRRRTSTACLEIIHE; encoded by the exons ATGATTCTACAGAGCTCTTCAACAATGCCTGATCTCAGCAACCTCTTGAGCTCCTCTTCGTTGGCACTGTCTCATTGCCCTAATCTCTTACCAGTGGCCGATATTTGCGACTCCAACGGTTCTCTTTACCCGGTTCCAGTTCAAACTGGAACCCTAGAGCTGGACGGAGGCAACGGCTGGTGTTGCAGTTGGGATCGGCGGTTACGGTATCCCAACGTGCATAAAGGGGAGATTTCTGCAGATAAAAACGGTATGGGTATTAATGTTCTGAGGAGGAATTCCAAGAGAGTGGTTAGAGGGGACTTGGAGAAGAGTAGTAAGAAAGCGAACCCGGGCAAGTCCTTGGAGGATCACGTGAAGGAATGGGTGGAGAAAAAGGTGAAATCTGGAGTACCTGAAAGAAAGTGTTTTCTTCCGTTCCTTGTCAACAACGTTCCAAGGCTG GTTGAATGCCGTGTGTGCCATAAACTTATCTACCCCAAGGAAGAAGTTTTATGCTCTGTTCGTGGTTGTCAGGAAGCTTATCATTTTACATGTGTTAAAGAAAGCCTAG GCTTCTCTACTTCAAGAAGTTTCCAGTGCCCCCAACAT GCTTGTTTCATTTGTAAGCAGAAAGGTTATTTGCGTTGCATGCGATGTACAATAGCATCACACCCTAAGTGTGCACCTTGGAAAGATAAATTGATCTACTTAAAAGACCAACCAAGGCGGTTTATTTGTTGGAGACATCCTGAAGATTGGCGCTTTGAAAAGAAG CTTGCAGTTCCGACAAGTGACATAGAG gAAATATTCTGCCGTTTGCCTTTACCATACACTGAGGAGGGCTTTCGGATTGATTCGATGTTAAAGGATATGATGGAAAATGAAATGGAGCCAACTCCATACGTACACATCAGGCGTA ATACCTACCTGGTTAAGAAGAAACGTGGTGATGTGGATGCTGATGTTGGATGTACAAACTGCATTACTGAATGCTATGAGGATTGTGTGTGCAG GGTACAATGCATAAGCTGCTCAAAGGCTTGTCATTGCTCAGAGACGTGCACTAATAGACCATTCCGTAAAGATAAAAAGATTAAAGTTGTAAAG ACACAGTTTTGCGGATGGGGAGTAGAGGCAGCTGAACCCATTAACAAAGGGGATTTTGTAATTGAGTATATTGGGGAAG GTAGGGACATCACTTTTTCTGCAAGACGTATACTTGAATTGAAGAAATGTGAAG TCATTGATGATGCCTTATGTGAACAAAGGCTTTGGGATATGAAACATAGAGGTGACCAGAACTTTTACATGTGTGAAATTCGGAAGGACTTCACAATTGATGCAACTTTCAAAGGCAATGCTGCTCGTTTTCTGAACCATAGTTGTGATCCTAACTGTAAACTGGAAAAATG GCAAGTTGATGGGGAGACCCGTGTTGGTGTATTTGCTGATCGACTAATAAAAGTTGGAGAACCATTGACATATGACTATAG ATTTGTGCACTTTGGACCCAAGGTGAAGTGTTGCTGTGGTGCTCTAAATTGTCTAGGATACCTTGGAGCCAAGAGAAAGATCAATAAGAGGGACTTGTGCAGTACTAAAGCCAATAAGGTGGACTTGTGCTGGGGTTCCAAACGCAGGAGAACGTCAACTGCATGCCTGGAAATTATACATGAATGA
- the LOC122075757 gene encoding histone-lysine N-methyltransferase ASHR3 isoform X1, producing MILQSSSTMPDLSNLLSSSSLALSHCPNLLPVADICDSNGSLYPVPVQTGTLELDGGNGWCCSWDRRLRYPNVHKGEISADKNGMGINVLRRNSKRVVRGDLEKSSKKANPGKSLEDHVKEWVEKKVKSGVPERKCFLPFLVNNVPRLVECRVCHKLIYPKEEVLCSVRGCQEAYHFTCVKESLGFSTSRSFKCPQESLGFSTSRSFQCPQHACFICKQKGYLRCMRCTIASHPKCAPWKDKLIYLKDQPRRFICWRHPEDWRFEKKLAVPTSDIEEIFCRLPLPYTEEGFRIDSMLKDMMENEMEPTPYVHIRRNTYLVKKKRGDVDADVGCTNCITECYEDCVCRVQCISCSKACHCSETCTNRPFRKDKKIKVVKTQFCGWGVEAAEPINKGDFVIEYIGEGRDITFSARRILELKKCEVIDDALCEQRLWDMKHRGDQNFYMCEIRKDFTIDATFKGNAARFLNHSCDPNCKLEKWQVDGETRVGVFADRLIKVGEPLTYDYRFVHFGPKVKCCCGALNCLGYLGAKRKINKRDLCSTKANKVDLCWGSKRRRTSTACLEIIHE from the exons ATGATTCTACAGAGCTCTTCAACAATGCCTGATCTCAGCAACCTCTTGAGCTCCTCTTCGTTGGCACTGTCTCATTGCCCTAATCTCTTACCAGTGGCCGATATTTGCGACTCCAACGGTTCTCTTTACCCGGTTCCAGTTCAAACTGGAACCCTAGAGCTGGACGGAGGCAACGGCTGGTGTTGCAGTTGGGATCGGCGGTTACGGTATCCCAACGTGCATAAAGGGGAGATTTCTGCAGATAAAAACGGTATGGGTATTAATGTTCTGAGGAGGAATTCCAAGAGAGTGGTTAGAGGGGACTTGGAGAAGAGTAGTAAGAAAGCGAACCCGGGCAAGTCCTTGGAGGATCACGTGAAGGAATGGGTGGAGAAAAAGGTGAAATCTGGAGTACCTGAAAGAAAGTGTTTTCTTCCGTTCCTTGTCAACAACGTTCCAAGGCTG GTTGAATGCCGTGTGTGCCATAAACTTATCTACCCCAAGGAAGAAGTTTTATGCTCTGTTCGTGGTTGTCAGGAAGCTTATCATTTTACATGTGTTAAAGAAAGCCTAGGCTTCTCTACTTCAAGAAGTTTCAAGTGCCCCCAAGAAAGCCTAGGCTTCTCTACTTCAAGAAGTTTCCAGTGCCCCCAACAT GCTTGTTTCATTTGTAAGCAGAAAGGTTATTTGCGTTGCATGCGATGTACAATAGCATCACACCCTAAGTGTGCACCTTGGAAAGATAAATTGATCTACTTAAAAGACCAACCAAGGCGGTTTATTTGTTGGAGACATCCTGAAGATTGGCGCTTTGAAAAGAAG CTTGCAGTTCCGACAAGTGACATAGAG gAAATATTCTGCCGTTTGCCTTTACCATACACTGAGGAGGGCTTTCGGATTGATTCGATGTTAAAGGATATGATGGAAAATGAAATGGAGCCAACTCCATACGTACACATCAGGCGTA ATACCTACCTGGTTAAGAAGAAACGTGGTGATGTGGATGCTGATGTTGGATGTACAAACTGCATTACTGAATGCTATGAGGATTGTGTGTGCAG GGTACAATGCATAAGCTGCTCAAAGGCTTGTCATTGCTCAGAGACGTGCACTAATAGACCATTCCGTAAAGATAAAAAGATTAAAGTTGTAAAG ACACAGTTTTGCGGATGGGGAGTAGAGGCAGCTGAACCCATTAACAAAGGGGATTTTGTAATTGAGTATATTGGGGAAG GTAGGGACATCACTTTTTCTGCAAGACGTATACTTGAATTGAAGAAATGTGAAG TCATTGATGATGCCTTATGTGAACAAAGGCTTTGGGATATGAAACATAGAGGTGACCAGAACTTTTACATGTGTGAAATTCGGAAGGACTTCACAATTGATGCAACTTTCAAAGGCAATGCTGCTCGTTTTCTGAACCATAGTTGTGATCCTAACTGTAAACTGGAAAAATG GCAAGTTGATGGGGAGACCCGTGTTGGTGTATTTGCTGATCGACTAATAAAAGTTGGAGAACCATTGACATATGACTATAG ATTTGTGCACTTTGGACCCAAGGTGAAGTGTTGCTGTGGTGCTCTAAATTGTCTAGGATACCTTGGAGCCAAGAGAAAGATCAATAAGAGGGACTTGTGCAGTACTAAAGCCAATAAGGTGGACTTGTGCTGGGGTTCCAAACGCAGGAGAACGTCAACTGCATGCCTGGAAATTATACATGAATGA
- the LOC122075757 gene encoding histone-lysine N-methyltransferase ASHR3 isoform X5 — MILQSSSTMPDLSNLLSSSSLALSHCPNLLPVADICDSNGSLYPVPVQTGTLELDGGNGWCCSWDRRLRYPNVHKGEISADKNGMGINVLRRNSKRVVRGDLEKSSKKANPGKSLEDHVKEWVEKKVKSGVPERKCFLPFLVNNVPRLVECRVCHKLIYPKEEVLCSVRGCQEAYHFTCVKESLGFSTSRSFQCPQHACFICKQKGYLRCMRCTIASHPKCAPWKDKLIYLKDQPRRFICWRHPEDWRFEKKLAVPTSDIEEIFCRLPLPYTEEGFRIDSMLKDMMENEMEPTPYVHIRRNTYLVKKKRGDVDADVGCTNCITECYEDCVCRVQCISCSKACHCSETCTNRPFRKDKKIKVVKTQFCGWGVEAAEPINKGDFVIEYIGEVIDDALCEQRLWDMKHRGDQNFYMCEIRKDFTIDATFKGNAARFLNHSCDPNCKLEKWQVDGETRVGVFADRLIKVGEPLTYDYRFVHFGPKVKCCCGALNCLGYLGAKRKINKRDLCSTKANKVDLCWGSKRRRTSTACLEIIHE, encoded by the exons ATGATTCTACAGAGCTCTTCAACAATGCCTGATCTCAGCAACCTCTTGAGCTCCTCTTCGTTGGCACTGTCTCATTGCCCTAATCTCTTACCAGTGGCCGATATTTGCGACTCCAACGGTTCTCTTTACCCGGTTCCAGTTCAAACTGGAACCCTAGAGCTGGACGGAGGCAACGGCTGGTGTTGCAGTTGGGATCGGCGGTTACGGTATCCCAACGTGCATAAAGGGGAGATTTCTGCAGATAAAAACGGTATGGGTATTAATGTTCTGAGGAGGAATTCCAAGAGAGTGGTTAGAGGGGACTTGGAGAAGAGTAGTAAGAAAGCGAACCCGGGCAAGTCCTTGGAGGATCACGTGAAGGAATGGGTGGAGAAAAAGGTGAAATCTGGAGTACCTGAAAGAAAGTGTTTTCTTCCGTTCCTTGTCAACAACGTTCCAAGGCTG GTTGAATGCCGTGTGTGCCATAAACTTATCTACCCCAAGGAAGAAGTTTTATGCTCTGTTCGTGGTTGTCAGGAAGCTTATCATTTTACATGTGTTAAAGAAAGCCTAG GCTTCTCTACTTCAAGAAGTTTCCAGTGCCCCCAACAT GCTTGTTTCATTTGTAAGCAGAAAGGTTATTTGCGTTGCATGCGATGTACAATAGCATCACACCCTAAGTGTGCACCTTGGAAAGATAAATTGATCTACTTAAAAGACCAACCAAGGCGGTTTATTTGTTGGAGACATCCTGAAGATTGGCGCTTTGAAAAGAAG CTTGCAGTTCCGACAAGTGACATAGAG gAAATATTCTGCCGTTTGCCTTTACCATACACTGAGGAGGGCTTTCGGATTGATTCGATGTTAAAGGATATGATGGAAAATGAAATGGAGCCAACTCCATACGTACACATCAGGCGTA ATACCTACCTGGTTAAGAAGAAACGTGGTGATGTGGATGCTGATGTTGGATGTACAAACTGCATTACTGAATGCTATGAGGATTGTGTGTGCAG GGTACAATGCATAAGCTGCTCAAAGGCTTGTCATTGCTCAGAGACGTGCACTAATAGACCATTCCGTAAAGATAAAAAGATTAAAGTTGTAAAG ACACAGTTTTGCGGATGGGGAGTAGAGGCAGCTGAACCCATTAACAAAGGGGATTTTGTAATTGAGTATATTGGGGAAG TCATTGATGATGCCTTATGTGAACAAAGGCTTTGGGATATGAAACATAGAGGTGACCAGAACTTTTACATGTGTGAAATTCGGAAGGACTTCACAATTGATGCAACTTTCAAAGGCAATGCTGCTCGTTTTCTGAACCATAGTTGTGATCCTAACTGTAAACTGGAAAAATG GCAAGTTGATGGGGAGACCCGTGTTGGTGTATTTGCTGATCGACTAATAAAAGTTGGAGAACCATTGACATATGACTATAG ATTTGTGCACTTTGGACCCAAGGTGAAGTGTTGCTGTGGTGCTCTAAATTGTCTAGGATACCTTGGAGCCAAGAGAAAGATCAATAAGAGGGACTTGTGCAGTACTAAAGCCAATAAGGTGGACTTGTGCTGGGGTTCCAAACGCAGGAGAACGTCAACTGCATGCCTGGAAATTATACATGAATGA